A segment of the Zingiber officinale cultivar Zhangliang chromosome 8B, Zo_v1.1, whole genome shotgun sequence genome:
TAGAAATATGATGACagtattattttaactttttttaaaaattaatactaaAGAGGGCCTTGTCAAATTTTTGCCCAATGTACCATGGCGACAATAGTTGGGCATGATGAGGGCAATTTGGTCAATAAGACTCGGCAGTTCCATCTTTCTCCAATCTCCATTGCGCGTCTTCTTCGCCGGGCCACCGCGCGACTTCAATTCCCGGGTTGAGCGACTGCAAGTGGAAGCCACTGCACTTCCAACACACAGAGGAAAACAGAGAAGGCCACCGCCTccttcttatttttcttcttgcttATGAAATGATGAGTTCGGAGGGAGAGGCTGAATTGAGAAGGGGCGGGGAGAGAAGGAACCGCCCTCCTCTTGTGACTTCTTCCTGCCTTCTTCTGCTAAAtcttctttttaattttcttGATGATTAATCACGATGCAATTTTTGTTTACGAGATCGCGGTTTGGTCTCCGCAGGTTGATAGCTCAGCGTGCCTCTGCAGAGTAGATGCGGGATTCAAGACGGTGACCGGAGCCAAAAAGTACGTGCCGACCTTGAAGCTCTGTGTTCATCCGAGCATCAGAACCTCCATCCATCCTGTGAGAACCGGCGCCAAGATAAAGCCAGAATTACTCGAGAGAAGCCGAGGCGGATCTCCTTTGCTGCCTGGCCTTCCCGACGACCTCGCCGTCGCCTGCCTCGTCCGCGTGCCCCGCGCTGATCATTGGAAGCTAAGGCTGGTGTGTAGGCGGTGGCAGCGCCTCCTCGTCGGCAACTACTTCTACTGGCTGCGCAGGAGCCTCGGCCTCGCCGAGGAATGGCTCTACGTCATCAAGAGAGACGGCCGAGACGGCCGGATTTCTTGGGAGGCCTTCGATCCCGTCCGCCGGTCATGGCACCCTCTCCCTCCCATCCCCGACGATTACTCGCTGGCCGTCGGGTTCGGCTGTGAGGCTCTGAGTGGCTGCCATCTCTACCTCTTCGGCGGCAGAGACCCCCGCAAGGGCTCGATGAGGAGGGTGATCTATTACAATGCCAGGACAAACAAGTGGCACCGCGCTCCGGACTTGCTCCGGCGCCGGCAGTTCTTCGGCTCCTGCGTCATCGACAACCGCCTTTACGTCTCCGGCGGGGAGAGCGAAGGCGTCCGCCGGTCCCTCCGGTCGTCGGAGGTGTACGACCCGAGCAAGAACCGGTGGTCGTTCGTCGCCGAGCTGAGCAGCCCAATGGTGCCCTTCGCCGGCGCCGTCTACCAAGGGAAATGGTTCCTGAAAGGGCTCGGAGCGCAGCGGCAGGTCCTCAGCGAAGTCTACTCGCCGGAAAGCGACACCTGGGAGAGCGTGCTCGACGGCATGGTGAGCGGCTGGAGGAACCCCTCGGTCTGCATCGACGGCAAGCTCTTCGCTTCGGATTGCAAGGACGGGTGCAGGCTGAGGATGTACGATCCGGCGACGGACTCGTGGAGGAGAGGGAGGGACAGTAAGGCGCACGCGGGGAGTTCCCGAGCTGTGGAGGCGGCGGCTCTGGTCCCTCTCATGGGGAAGCTGTGCATCgtgaggaacaacatgagcatcaCTCTGGTGGACGTGGAAGATGGAAGCGGGGAGGAGGAGAGACGGGTGACGATTGCCGGAAAAGGGCAGATCAAAACTCTCATTACCAAGTTCTTGTCGAGCATCGCAGGTGGCAGTGGCGGCGATCACACTCACGTTCTTCACTGTCAAGTTCTTCAGGCTTAGTAAAGAAAGCCCTCTCCTAAGCATTGCcatatctttttctcttctttagtAATACAATGTCGGTGTGTTAAAACAATTAGGgaacaaagaaaaaaataaacaaatattcTGGAGGTAGATAGGATTATTGGAAGTTTAAGAGGCCAATGATAATTAGAAGATTAAAGGTATATGCTACATCATAGATATAAAAATCTActattttttttacaataaaaaaaaaatcttccaacaAATCTCAAACCGCATTACTAATTATTGGATTCGCTCACATTGTCAATTACAAGAGAAAGAATCAGATTAAAATTTTCACTACGATTAAATTTTCTGTTCAACTTTTTAATTTGATAAACTTTTTCACAAACTGTACATTGAAGATGCTCTACCAAGTCCGTATTAACAAAGAGCTTGAGAAGACTCACATGATCGAGTAGGATTGTTAGTATGGTGATTTATATAGGATCGAGAGTCTTAGAGGAGGTAAATAGTGCTCATGATTTTTATATTcgtttttaaaattatcaagtAAATATGCAGTGGAAATAGAAGAAACAATAGCAAACacaaatagggttgtaaatgaaccaagcgtttgtgaacaaacttggtgttcggcttggtaagagcttgtttatgttcgttcaatatacataagattaattaaacaaacaagcttgaacagctcgataagctaaacaaacaagcttgaatacatatgtgttcagctcgttaacgttcgtgaacaatgttcgtgaataatgttcacgaatcatattcattaataaaactcttttcaatatgctaaataaataataaaataaaataaataaatttaaattatcaagctcaataatcaatcaaacaactaaaagtttcaaacaatcaaataaacttaaattgagagcttgataatatctaaacgaaccaagctcaagccgagctcgaaccaagctcaagtcaagcttgaattaagagcttgat
Coding sequences within it:
- the LOC122017039 gene encoding F-box/kelch-repeat protein At1g55270-like encodes the protein MMSSEGEAELRRGGERRNRPPLVDSSACLCRVDAGFKTVTGAKKYVPTLKLCVHPSIRTSIHPVRTGAKIKPELLERSRGGSPLLPGLPDDLAVACLVRVPRADHWKLRLVCRRWQRLLVGNYFYWLRRSLGLAEEWLYVIKRDGRDGRISWEAFDPVRRSWHPLPPIPDDYSLAVGFGCEALSGCHLYLFGGRDPRKGSMRRVIYYNARTNKWHRAPDLLRRRQFFGSCVIDNRLYVSGGESEGVRRSLRSSEVYDPSKNRWSFVAELSSPMVPFAGAVYQGKWFLKGLGAQRQVLSEVYSPESDTWESVLDGMVSGWRNPSVCIDGKLFASDCKDGCRLRMYDPATDSWRRGRDSKAHAGSSRAVEAAALVPLMGKLCIVRNNMSITLVDVEDGSGEEERRVTIAGKGQIKTLITKFLSSIAGGSGGDHTHVLHCQVLQA